A window of Panicum virgatum strain AP13 chromosome 8K, P.virgatum_v5, whole genome shotgun sequence contains these coding sequences:
- the LOC120644632 gene encoding transmembrane protein 87B-like isoform X1 → MDLRRLAVLAAALAALAGGWWGRGAEASIHTYDREPFREVGNAFLLSGGSEGIVADGADPAAPASSFIKFVNVTFWRTPEAAESHAKMAHSTGLVQAILFEAADRDNIGGSAYGGQRSICCTPDLAKLEGCKQGEVIRRPSSDDPDWPYVLDTHFSANYLSVKLEEEQVHITKTGMYNLFFISCDPKLRGLTMSGKTIWRNPGGYLPGRMAPLMKFYVLMSLAYLLVMIVWFSQYIRFWRDILPIQNWITLVIALGLFEMTLWYFEYLNFNSSGVRPVGITTWVVTVGAIRKTVSRLLILSISMGYGVVRPTLGGLTSKVLLLGLTYFLASEMLDIAENVGTINDISGKARLFLVLPDAFLDAFLILWIFTSLSRTLEKLQARRSSVKFDIYRKFTNALAISVIASVAWIGYEVYFKATDPFSERWQSAWIITAFWDVLALVLLVVICYLWAPSQSSQRYAYSGEAADDDDEEAQSLTKGDGEVGMVKIDKDRNVGVSNAFSLEDEAEEDKRE, encoded by the exons atggatctccgccgcctcgcggtgctcgcggcggcgctcgccgccctcgccggcggctggtggggccgcggcgcggaggcgTCGATCCACACCTACGACCGGGAGCCCTTCCGCGAGGTGGGCAACGccttcctcctctccggcggcagCGAGGGCATCGTCGCCGACGGGGCCGACCCGGCCGCCCCCGCGTCGTCCTTCATCAA GTTTGTGAATGTTACATTCTGGAGAACCCCGGAAGCTGCTGAATCACACGCAAAAATGGCACATAGTACAGGCTTGGTACAAGCTATTCTATTTGAAGCTGCAGACAGGGATAACATCGGTGGATCTGCCTATGGGGGACAGAGGTCCATATGTTGTACCCCAGACCTTGCTAAACTAGAGGGCTGCAAGCAAGGAGAAGTCATCAGAAGGCCATCCTCTGATGATCCAGATTGGCCCTATGTGCTAGACACACACTTCAGTGCTAATTACCTTTCAGTGAAGTTAGAAGAGGAGCAAGTGCACATTACAAAGACAGGCATGTACAACTTGTTCTTCATATCCTGTGATCCAAAACTTAGAGGCCTTACTATGAGTGGGAAAACTATCTGGAGGAATCCTGGTGGGTACCTACCGGGAAGAATGGCGCCTCTGATGAAATTTTATGTTCTCATGTCATTGGCTTATCTGTTGGTAATGATTGTTTGGTTTAGCCAGTACATAAGGTTTTGGAGGGATATATTACCAATCCAGAATTGGATCACATTAGTCATTGCGCTTGGCCTGTTTGAGATGACACTATGGTACTTTGAATACTTAAACTTCAACAGCAGTGGTGTGCGGCCAGTTGGAATCACAACTTGGGTGGTCACTGTTGGAGCCATCAGAAAAACAGTTTCGCGCTTACTGATCCTTTCTATCTCAATGGGATATGGTGTTGTTCGCCCAACTTTGGGAGGTCTCACTTCCAAGGTGTTGCTCCTTGGACTCACATATTTCCTCGCATCTGAGATGCTGGACATTGCAGAAAATGTTGGAACAATTAATGATATATCGGGCAAAGCAAGGCTTTTTCTAGTCCTTCCTGATGCATTTTTGGATGCTTTTCTCATACTCTGGATATTTACTTCTCTTTCACGCACTCTAGAGAAGCTACAG GCAAGGAGGAGTTCTGTGAAATTTGATATATACAGAAAATTTACAAATGCATTGGCTATTTCTGTGATAGCTTCAGTTGCCTGGATTGGTTATgag GTCTATTTCAAAGCAACAGACCCCTTTAGCGAGAGGTGGCAAAGTGCCTGGATCATAACTGCCTTCTGGGATGTTCTTGCACTTGTTTTGCTTGTTGTGATCTGTTATCTGTGGGCACCGTCCCAAAGCTCGCAAAG ATATGCATATTCTGGTGAagctgctgatgacgacgatgaggaAGCTCAATCCCTGACAAAGGGAGATGGTGAAGTTGGGATGGTGAAGATTGACAAGGACAGGAATGTTGGTGTTAGCAATGCTTTCAGTTTGGAAGATGAGGCTGAGGAGGACAAGCGGGAAtag
- the LOC120644632 gene encoding transmembrane protein 87B-like isoform X2: MDLRRLAVLAAALAALAGGWWGRGAEASIHTYDREPFREVGNAFLLSGGSEGIVADGADPAAPASSFIKFVNVTFWRTPEAAESHAKMAHSTGLVQAILFEAADRDNIGGSAYGGQRSICCTPDLAKLEGCKQGEVIRRPSSDDPDWPYVLDTHFSANYLSVKLEEEQVHITKTGMYNLFFISCDPKLRGLTMSGKTIWRNPGGYLPGRMAPLMKFYVLMSLAYLLVMIVWFSQYIRFWRDILPIQNWITLVIALGLFEMTLWYFEYLNFNSSGVRPVGITTWVVTVGAIRKTVSRLLILSISMGYGVVRPTLGGLTSKVLLLGLTYFLASEMLDIAENVGTINDISGKARLFLVLPDAFLDAFLILWIFTSLSRTLEKLQVYFKATDPFSERWQSAWIITAFWDVLALVLLVVICYLWAPSQSSQRYAYSGEAADDDDEEAQSLTKGDGEVGMVKIDKDRNVGVSNAFSLEDEAEEDKRE; the protein is encoded by the exons atggatctccgccgcctcgcggtgctcgcggcggcgctcgccgccctcgccggcggctggtggggccgcggcgcggaggcgTCGATCCACACCTACGACCGGGAGCCCTTCCGCGAGGTGGGCAACGccttcctcctctccggcggcagCGAGGGCATCGTCGCCGACGGGGCCGACCCGGCCGCCCCCGCGTCGTCCTTCATCAA GTTTGTGAATGTTACATTCTGGAGAACCCCGGAAGCTGCTGAATCACACGCAAAAATGGCACATAGTACAGGCTTGGTACAAGCTATTCTATTTGAAGCTGCAGACAGGGATAACATCGGTGGATCTGCCTATGGGGGACAGAGGTCCATATGTTGTACCCCAGACCTTGCTAAACTAGAGGGCTGCAAGCAAGGAGAAGTCATCAGAAGGCCATCCTCTGATGATCCAGATTGGCCCTATGTGCTAGACACACACTTCAGTGCTAATTACCTTTCAGTGAAGTTAGAAGAGGAGCAAGTGCACATTACAAAGACAGGCATGTACAACTTGTTCTTCATATCCTGTGATCCAAAACTTAGAGGCCTTACTATGAGTGGGAAAACTATCTGGAGGAATCCTGGTGGGTACCTACCGGGAAGAATGGCGCCTCTGATGAAATTTTATGTTCTCATGTCATTGGCTTATCTGTTGGTAATGATTGTTTGGTTTAGCCAGTACATAAGGTTTTGGAGGGATATATTACCAATCCAGAATTGGATCACATTAGTCATTGCGCTTGGCCTGTTTGAGATGACACTATGGTACTTTGAATACTTAAACTTCAACAGCAGTGGTGTGCGGCCAGTTGGAATCACAACTTGGGTGGTCACTGTTGGAGCCATCAGAAAAACAGTTTCGCGCTTACTGATCCTTTCTATCTCAATGGGATATGGTGTTGTTCGCCCAACTTTGGGAGGTCTCACTTCCAAGGTGTTGCTCCTTGGACTCACATATTTCCTCGCATCTGAGATGCTGGACATTGCAGAAAATGTTGGAACAATTAATGATATATCGGGCAAAGCAAGGCTTTTTCTAGTCCTTCCTGATGCATTTTTGGATGCTTTTCTCATACTCTGGATATTTACTTCTCTTTCACGCACTCTAGAGAAGCTACAG GTCTATTTCAAAGCAACAGACCCCTTTAGCGAGAGGTGGCAAAGTGCCTGGATCATAACTGCCTTCTGGGATGTTCTTGCACTTGTTTTGCTTGTTGTGATCTGTTATCTGTGGGCACCGTCCCAAAGCTCGCAAAG ATATGCATATTCTGGTGAagctgctgatgacgacgatgaggaAGCTCAATCCCTGACAAAGGGAGATGGTGAAGTTGGGATGGTGAAGATTGACAAGGACAGGAATGTTGGTGTTAGCAATGCTTTCAGTTTGGAAGATGAGGCTGAGGAGGACAAGCGGGAAtag
- the LOC120644633 gene encoding patatin-like phospholipase domain-containing protein 4, which yields MLRACTRVGGGGVGAGGRRGGALMASLIHFLPSSAYYSSHLPPKPQPQPQPRPAPTPAPAAAAAARPSRLRLLFARAAARRDPEPLPFPTEAPPDPAVGERRSLAVRTGELFLGLAALLLRGTGAVRGGGGGGAAAVEEVEARDGVVWEQRPEDVEAERRRRELTSPGFSFSAAGLLFPYHLGVAQCLMDKGYITERTPLAGSSAGAIICAVIASGNTMQDALQVTKDLADNCRSKGTAFRLGAVLRDVLDKFLPDDLHIRCNGRIRVAITQLSWRPRGLLVDQFDSKEDVINAVITSSFIPGYLAPRPATYFRNRLCIDGGLTLFMPPTSASETVRICAFPANRLGLQGIGISPDCNPENRASPRQLFNWALEPAEDEILDKLYELGYMDAAVWVEQKSTELNAKNEPLAVE from the exons ATGCTTCGCGCGTGcacgcgggtcggcggcggcggcgtgggcgccggcggccggcgaggaggagcccTCATGGCCTCCCTCATCCACTTCCTCCCTTCCTCCGCCTACTACTCCTCCCATCTCCCGCCCAAGCCCCAGCCCCAGCCCCAGCCGCGGCCAGCTCCCactcccgctcccgccgccgccgccgcggcgcgcccgtCCCGGCTCCGCCTCCtgttcgcgcgcgccgccgcgcggcgcgaCCCGGAGCCTCTGCCGTTCCCGACGGAGGCGCCTCCGGATCCCGCGGTCGGGGAGAGGAGGTCGCTGGCGGTGAGGACGGGGGAGCTCTTCCTCGGgctggcggcgctgctgctgcgcggGACCGGGGCCGtgcgcgggggcgggggcggcggggcggcggcggtggaggaggtggaggcgagGGACGGGGTGGTGTGGGAGCAGCGGCCCGAGGACGTGgaggccgagcggcggcggcgggagctcaCCAGCCCCGGGTTCAGCTTCTCCGCGGCTGGGTTGCTCTTCCCCTACCACCTAGGCGTCGCGCAGTGCCTCATGGACAAAGGCTACATCACT GAGAGAACTCCGTTAGCTGGCTCATCAGCTGGTGCCATAATCTGTGCAGTGATTGCATCTGGAAACACAATGCAAGATGCTCTGCAGGTGACCAAAGATCTAGCTGACAACTGCCGGAGTAAGGGGACGGCATTTCGTCTTGGG GCTGTGCTCAGGGATGTCCTTGACAAGTTTCTACCGGATGATTTGCACATCAGATGCAATGGAAGGATTCGTG TTGCTATTACTCAGCTATCCTGGAGGCCTAGGGGCTTACTAGTTGACCAATTTGACTCCAAAGAAGATGTCATTAATGCTGTCATTACATCCTCTTTTATTCCTGG ATACTTAGCTCCCAGGCCGGCAACATACTTCCGTAATCGCCTATGCATTGATGGGGGTCTTACGTTGTTTATGCCACCCACTTCTGCTTCCGAAACA GTCCGAATATGTGCTTTCCCAGCCAACAGACTGGGTTTGCAAGGAATTGGGATTAGTCCAGACTGCAATCCGGAGAACAGGGCTAGCCCAAGACAG CTGTTTAACTGGGCTCTGGAACCGGCGGAAGATGAAATTCTCGACAAGTTATACGAGCTTGGGTACATGGACGCAGCTGTATGGGTCGAGCAGAAATCTACCGAGTTGAATGCAAAGAATGAACCCCTTGCCGTTGAATGA